In Oreochromis aureus strain Israel breed Guangdong linkage group 9, ZZ_aureus, whole genome shotgun sequence, the genomic window ATCAAAATTCCAGAAATGTTCCACtgtcaaaacaaaaactataacatttcttttaaatgtcaTGCTCTATCACATTCATATCCGTTCACCTGCACAGAAAAATTCCCTCATTGCCTCAAACACAATATTGACACAATTATGCAAGTTTGCCTGCATCATCAGCCCCCACAGTAATCGATAAAAATCAAAGCTTTCACGGTGATCGAAAGTTTGAAGAATAAAGGCTTCTCAGAACTGGCCTTTGACATGTTCAAGTCTCTGAATACTTTACTTCGAGTCCACATAGAATAtaagaacaaaaacatgttgGATTATTCTTAGACCAGTGAGACAGGGAGCTTTTTTTGTATGTCTCATGATCTAATCAAAGCAGTAAAATCATTTTCTGGCCATTTTCTTATGTTTATATTGACTCATCCACCATTAAGTTACTTTCACATAGTTTCCACAGATTCTTCTGCAGTCCTTTTTGTATATCATACTGTGACACAGTACAACAATCAAAAAAACTGCAGTCTGCAACTGCCTGGAAACAGTCGGTCTCTGGGCAGTGCAGCTTTTTCATGAATCTCACTGTCTTCAGCTGAAGGTTAAAAAGATCagtttaactaaaaaaaaaaagaaaaagatcaagTACTGCTGATGTCATTTGGTActatataaattgaattgaattgagcagccagggcccagtgcagcagtaGTGAAAAAATTCAGCTTCTTTATCTTGTTTCTTACCCTTTCTATGTCTATGTCTTGTTCGGGTTGGGTCAGGTCAATAGGTGTGATCTTTGGCTTCTTGGGAGGTCGTCTTTGGGGTCGGGGTCGACTCTTAGCTCCACCTACAGCCTCAGCAGAATCCCAGAGGTGCACGCACATCAACATCACCACTGCAAGTATGCAACGCCATAGTCCAGCCATTGTATCGCTGACAGGTAAGAATCTGTGTTCTTGTTCTACGCCccccttttaattttcttttttctaaattcttgtttttgttttataggtTTTCTGTCCACCCTGCTCTGTTTCTCCCTTCAGCTGTTCTCTTTCTGCTTTACTCAACTTGCAACACATATACCCAGAAGATATGGATCAACAAACAGAGTCCCAGAGACAAACAGTGTGAAACGGAGGATGGCATGCTGAGTTAAATATTAACTTCATGGTAGAGATGAGGCCATACTAAAGTGTTGTGGTGTGCACTTCTGAACAACAGGAGGCAGCAATAAATTACCGGCAAACATCGGGGGTCATCGCAGCACAGCGCCGGATTCAGACGtgcatttattgaaaaaaaaaggatcgGTCATGTTTGCATGATTCCTATCAAAGACTTCAGCTGGATATGTACACACAACTCCAGAttacaaaccaaaaacacagcAATGTTTTTGCAATCCTGCAGAACAACAAGTCAACCCACATGGAAATATGCTAAACATTACAATGCTGTTAAAAACACATATGTTCCAAGTGGCTCATATGAGAAGACCTTCATTCAGATGACAGTTAAGGGAAATTACTTAACAAACATTAGTAAACAGTAAAAACACCAGTGACCAGGAGGGAACACAAAAAAGATTATTGGAGCAGAAAAATTATTTACTGTGTGTCCTGTAGTCCTGTCCTGTGTAGACATCTCTCCAGTCCATATATCCATTAACATATGCAATATAAAACTGGGTTCAATTCACTTCCAGTTTAACCCACAGTTCATGCCACTGCACCTCACATAgcttttcactttaaaaaaacaacacaaaaaacagaagggaagttCTTTAAACtggtcctgtttttttttttaatgttttgattAAGTCCATCAGTTTCACTCATCCTCATCAGGTTTGTTGTTTTCTCTGGTTTTAAATGTGAGGGCAACACTGTTGATGCAGAAGCGCTGTCCTGTTGGGTCTGGTCCATCATCAAACACGTGGCCAAGGTGGGCATCGCACTgtgtgacacagacacacaaacacaaaaaagtcaGAACTACACAAGTCTGGTTTGGTTTGTGcacattttttactttaatCTCTGCTTTATAGCACAAACAACAGCAAGTATCACAGCTAAACTGACCGAAACCTTGGCTTCTTTTGGTTCCTGAGCACAACTCACATTTTTACAAAGGACTTCTGTCCCAGGGCTGCCCAGGCTGTTGTCAGGGCGCCGAATGATGGAGGTGTGGCTTTCATCACCCTCCCATGTCCCGTGAGCCTCATTGAATGCTGGCCAGCCTGTCCCGGAGTCGTACTTAGCCTCGGAGCTATGAAGAAAGGAAGGAATAGTTTAGTAAACacctgctgattttttttaaaaaaatgagcaAACAGCAAAATCCTCTTATACCAGTAAGCCCTAATTTTTTCAGGTTTAATAAAAGATTATGGTCCAGTCCAGACAATGTGCATACCCCTTTATTGGTTAGATGTATTACCTGAAGAGTggagcatcacagcagacacAGTGATACATCCCCACTTCAAAATGGTTCAGGTAGATCCCACTAAAGGGCTGAGAACatccacaaatacacacacacacaccagatcACAATGTAAGGAGCAGAAATACAGCTCATTTTACTACCTGTGTGTTCTTCAGCACCCTGGTTTTGTAAGTGCAATACAATGACTTGTCCTTAGTCCTGTTATAACAAGCTGAAATATCTCTGCGTTTCATTTTTCGGGCTGTATTTCACTCATAACGTAGTAAAAGTGTGTCGTTGTGATACTGTGCAGATCAAAGTCCACCTGAGAATGTGTTGCTGTTGACGAGATAATGTATGTCACTCTGAGAAAGTAAGATAAGTGCTGGCATGCTTATCTGCACATGTAAACCTCCACTTATTAATTCTGAACACAAAGCTTCTTTGGCATTAGGTTACATAATAATtatactgttttttgttttgcttttttttatacACTGGACTCACCTCCTCAGTTCCTTTCTCTCTGGTGACTACATACTGCTCTGGGGTCAGTTTTTTATGCCAGTCTGTAGTCTCACTGTAACGTGTGAGGGACTGCAGGCCTGCACAGAGCAAAGGTCAGACATTTTAGATATGCATGTttaaaccacatttttttttgtgacaGTGGATCATTAAAACCAGCTATGTGGAAGAGTTTCCTGTAATTCCTGCATTTTCTTATCTGATCACATTACCATTAATAATACAGACTCTGAACAATTTGGAGGAAACCTGAGAAAATGAGGCTGCTTGGAAATATATTCTTAAAGAATAACTAAGACTAAAGTATAAACAACCTGATCTCAGATAATTTCCACTTAACTTTTGAAATATGCTTTCAAACAGAGATGTAGAAGCTCTAATAGTAAACATCCGTGCATGATGGTGCAGGTGCAGGGAGCTGTAGCTCAAGTACAGCGCTGATATAAATCAGAAGTTCGCTCACGGTACCTTGAGATGTGGACACGGGACGGATTATTCCGGGGATCCTCCTCGGTAACTCTGCAGCTCTGGCTGTGGCGTGTTGAGAGGCAACAGCGACAATCCGGCGGACGAAACGAGACATGTTTGCTCCAGTGGAGTCAAGTGCGACTAAAGTCAAGTGCAGCTTTCAGTGGAGTCAAGCGAACTTGTCCCATCGAGATTTTTCACGCCGCGGCGAGTTTGGGCTGGTCCTCGCCCGGCTTATCCGGGCTGTTAGCGGGGTTACACGgtcacaaaacacaactgaagcTACAAAGGTCAAAGTGGATGGAGTTCATATTTTATTGCCAGCACTGTGCAAATAGCGCAGTAAGCGCTGCTGAATGGGAGTCTGCATAttaatggattaaaaaaaaacaattaaaaatctaatctaatctagaTTTTAGATCATTTAATTTTAGATTTtctattttagatttttttaagacTGATACCGACAtatttgttgatttaaaaatatgacaTTCAAATAGGTAAgccatattttttttagttcttttagagacatgaaacatgaaaagaTTTCTctagcattttttatttattgttatttatttaggcTGCTCCTGTATGCTCTGCTTTAGTTAATAGCTAATATTGGCTATTTGCCAGTCTattacacaaatatacacatgtatataAAATCTCCAGCTCATCCCCTGAGAGGTGGTATGAATGGGATCCTCAGGCTCGGGTCCACTTAAGGGGACTTTGAGGGTTCTGCGCAATATCGTGGTTGCTCCTGGGACTGCACTCTTCAGCACCAAGACCTCTGATGTTGTGCTTGGAATCTGTTGGAGCTACTCTTCCGGTTTGGGGATTACAACTCTTAGTGTTTCCATTTCCATTGTGACTACTTTAGCTTTTTCCTTCCACATCTGCTCCAGTTGTTCCTTCAGCCTTAGTTTGTGAAGTCAGTTGTGCCATTTCTTCCTAGAATTGGTGTCCGCTGGGATTGCCACATCTACTATCTGCTGTTCACAACCATCTTTGCTGATGTCTATTTGAATACTAATtggtattattattactgttacttAATGCAAAAATCTAATGAGTTATCAGATGGTAGCTACTCAGCACATTTATACATGATcaaaacaacctgctgaagttcaaattgagcataaaaaagaagaaagaaaagaagaaatgtgatttaagtGCCTAAATCTGGCCctagttgttggtgccagatgggctggtatgagtatttcagaaactgctgatctactgggattttcccccaCAACCATCTCTAGTGTTTACAgacaacagcacaaacaaagaaaatatccagtgtgcagctgttctctgggtgaaaatgctttatgatgccagaggtcagaggagaatgaccagactgcttcaagctgataggaaggtaacagtaactcaaataccCACTCATACAGCCAAggcatgcagaagagcatctctgaatacaAAACACTTCAGACCCTGGAGCAGATGAGATACAGGAGCAGATGGCCAGACCAGTTGCCATGTCtctcagctaagaacaggaatgTACGTctacagttcacacaggctcaccaaaattggacaacatAAGATTGGAAAACGATGCCTGGTCTGGTGAGTATAAATTTCTACTATAAAATCTTTCTGGCAGGTtcaaaaacatgaaagcatggatccaaaGCTCCAGGCTGGTGATGGTGGCATGAAGCTGTAAGAGATATTTTCAATTCTCTAACAACTACAGCTTGCACATTGGCAAAAACACTGCTTCACCATGTTGAACCCATGCTAAAGTACAAAGGTtgaatcactgtgtttaacagaGAAACACCACAATAGACAAGATTTTGCTTTGCTTATGCATATGTAGAAAAATAGTCAACTGATGATGTGGGTAATAATTTATTATATGATTACTCGGGTCCGCCATGCACACATCAtgtacacataaacacacattacATATAAATCGATTGATGCACATCagacaaaatatcatgtcaAAGCGTTACCTTCTGGGGTATTTAAACAGTACAGTACCGGTTATATAGTTTGATACTGGACTGCAGCAGGGCTATTGACTGGAAATAGGTTTCCAGGTTGGTGCATAAGGTCTACTATGTAGCGGCAGGGCTGTGAAGAGTGCAGCTTGTTGGaggaatttctactgaaaaggaGAACCTCATTCCAAGCACGGTTGTAGTCTCCCCTAACAAGTGTGCAACTCAGTCCAATGCAATCAGCCAGTGACTAAAAGAGGAGACGGAAGAATGTCAGACTGAGAAATAGGCTGGGCAACAAATATTATGGAGAAGACCTTAAAGAGACAGAGCTTAAATTGGGATGTCAAAACATGTTGGtcaggaataaaaaaacattagGAAAGATGACGAACATAGCCGCTCATGCTAATGCTACCACACGGGTAAAGAATCTGTACCTTGAACAGGAGTGCCCTGTGATAGTAGATTCCCTTTTTGATGAAACCAATGGGAATAACATTAGACTGAAGTTGAATCTTCAGCTCACTGAGGTGCAGAATCCAAGAAAACCCGTGCATCTTTTCCATCTCCACTGATCCCCCCATGGCTTCGCTCACCAGCCTGAAAATAAGACCAAACCCAAccaaaaaaaatgcagaaacctttaaaataaagtctttgttttccATCCTGATCTCTCGGGGTATTGTTTTTCTATGTGTTAGCAGAGTGTCTGCATTGCATACCACTGCTGTCATTCTTAGTCAGCTCTCCTGACATTTTAAGAGTTGGTGTGCAAATGTCCTTTTAATGTGTTTCCATGACTCCAGagatttgttttaaacaatCGCTGCTGATAAGTTACTTCACTCTCTCTTTGCATGCCAGTAATTGCATAAATACGTTACCTGGCTAAGGCTTCACACTGCTCTTTTTCATCATTCAGTGGAAAGATGTACTCTTTGGCAATTTTTATTAGAATCTGCAATGAGACATCCTCCATCATTCCCCCTGGTTTCTCTACAGGAGACTCAGGCTGGACAttatctttctgtttttcttccttcttcttcctgAAGAAACACAGTAAATTAGAAAAGAAATCTGAGTCAGACcttaaaataagaaagaaaattacTACTTAATATTCCACCTTTGTGAACTCTATCACTCATTTCAAATCATGTGATCAATGTTAGTGGCGCTGCTTTATGCTCATCCTTCATATTAACAAGCACACTCTTTTTAGTGTCTAAAGATCTCCTTTATGTTATCTGACTTTATATACAATAATGAAGAGAGCATATCATTACAAGATTTAATCATTATCACTATGGGGCATGATTTTtaataacatattttaaaatcaaGATCTTTCAATACTTTTTAAATGTCAATGTTTTGGCACTATATCCTGTTTAGCATGCGTCAGAGAGATTGTTCTCATCTCCAAAGTGTTTAGACAGTTTATAAAAAGGTATATGAATACAGCACATGCATGCATTTGAACAAATATAAACTTTAGtaatatcaataataataatagagtACATGTGGCCATAATCTTTCTGttcctcttccttcttcttcctgtacagagagagagtgaattAGAAAAGAATTCTGTCGGTGTCTTACAAGGAAAGAAAATCACTACTTAAAATTCCACCTTTATGACCTCTATTAATTCATTTCACATTTCGTGATCAATTTTAGTGGTGCTGCTTTATGTTCAGCCTCCACATTAATAAGCACACTCACTTTGGTGTCTTACGGTCTCCTTTAATTCTGCTTTCTGACTCTGATGGCTTGCTCTGTGTTTCTTCTAGCACATCTACTGTCGCCCTGCAACCAAAGGACATCAACAAAATGGTTTATATGGACACAGAGCACTGTATTTTATAAATCTTTGCAAATATATCATGGAAGCATTACTCTTTAtggctgtttttctgccaaggCTACAGGGAAACTTGGGCTTCATGGACATTGCCAAGAACTAAATCAGGTTTTGCTTGGGgatataatatttatttcaatCAATAACTtgcaaatcaatttataacttgtatgaaattatttttttctagatTTTTGTTTGATATTCTGCCTCTctccatgatttttttttagcatgcaGCATTTATGTAGCTACATTTTCATGTATAAAAATGTAGCAtcatttaatattgtcttgaaatgtcattatttttggCACAACTTCCCATTTAGCATGTGTCAAAAAGAGTGTCAAAgtataataatcataataataacaataataataatcatagctGTGGCCAAAAAGGGTTTGgacaaaaaagatttttgtcTGCAGAACCTCTGATGTTAGTGGCATTACTTGTTGTACTACTTAGCAAACACACTCACTTTGGTGTTTTACGCTCTCCTCTGACTCTGCCGTCTGACTCTGATGGCTTGTTCTGTGTCTCTTCTGGCACATCTACTGTCTCCCTACCAACAAAAAACATCAGTTAATTGGTTTATAGGAACACAGAAGAATAAGTAAGAAAATGAATTCAATCGTGAGGCCTTTTGCTTTGAAGATTTGGCTCATGCAAAAGCTATGGATGAGACCAGGAATCAATTACATAACAGACTGCTTAAGAATGCCTGAAGTGTTGCGTGTAAATTCATGCTGGTGGAATGGGGGTCTGGGAGGTGTGAAGGGGTGAACAGAGGTACCCTGAGGGGGTACTGCTCTCTTTTCCAAAGTTAATTCATGAAAATGCTGAAAGCATTAAACAGTGCATGCATATACAACCTTAAACATCTAAGATGTGTTTTTTCATTGCGTGCATGCTTTATGTGGCTCAGTGAACAATACGCTCAGTGAAGTGtattgtgtgtgtctttgtgcttTTGCACATTTGTGATTTTGGGTGCAAGCTTAGAAGTCCATTATTTGAATCACAAGAAGCCCTCTGAGTGTGTTGCCACCCTAAAAAAGGGCTTGCGTACCCTGCCACACTAATTATGCTACAGGCATAGTGGGGGAGAATGGGAGGAGGCAAGGGAACGAAGGAAGAATAGAGCACAGGATTGGAGCAGAGAAGGGGAGGGTGATTGTAATCTAACAGCCACAATAAATTTTCTGAGCAAACAACATGTTGTGACTTCTAGTGCAGGAACCTAATGGTCCCAGTCAATTTCTGTGATTGTTCTGGTTAATTTACTTTTATTACCAGGTGGGAGGAGTCAGCTGTAACTGTTTAGAGGGCTATTACATACAATATACCTTCCATTTGTCCTCAAAACATCTatctaaactaaaaaaaatgtaataataaagcATGCTTCTTTAAAACAATTGGTGTCTTTTAAGCACAAGCATTAAAAGAATGTAGTTTATATTTCTCCCCTTAAACTATCAAAACATACTCTAATATTAGATTCATACTCTGGCAATACTGTTGCTTTGTTGACAAAAATAATGGCTCGCCGCTGGTTAACCGGTTGCTTGGACAGTTCCTCTAAAGTCAGCATCCTCTGACCAGGGCGAGCCTGAGGGAAAACACAAGAGTTGCAATTTAATTATTATGTGAAAAGTCATGTTGCATTCTTGTGAAAGACTgccaataacaaaaaaaacaacaaccaactAATGCTATGTTAATAAGATTGCATTAAAAAGTTCTTGAAAGGACTTCTGACAACATACCTTTCCAGCATCGTAGAAGCCGCCGGTGATGATGTCAGTGGAGGCCAAAGAACTTGTCAGGCTGTACTTAAAAGACAAGTTGGAGTTAAGTAGGCTGTTCACAGCCAACTCACTAAAACTGTTCCTACGAGTCTTTGACTGGTTGATTTCCTGAAGTATTTCCAGGGCTCTGAGACACAGATAGAAACAACAAGCGCAgaccaaaagaaagaaagaaagcaaaatatTCTGTCATtactaataaatataaaaatgaacaaatgaacAAAGGCACATGTAGTCCCATCTAATATTGTTTTGCACTGCCATCTGTTGGTTATTTAGGGGATCACATTAAGCAATATCTATGAagatattgtatttattttactcGCCAGTCATTTATTTGGTGACACATCAGTCATGCTCTAATGACAGTGTTATCTATCACGTCTTACCCAAATTTGCACATTTCCACAGCAGTTGGCTCATCACTGGCACAGACATTCACTGCCAAGCATGCACTGTGCAGCACCTCCTTGGAGTGAGACCGCAGTAGATCGACCAGAAGCTGAAGACCTCCAACTCTGACTAGCTTGGGTTGAGTTTTAGTTATTTAGTGAAAGAATTTCAAATGTAGTATCACAAAGTGAAACCAAATGCTGTTTACAATAACCCTGCTGTCTTGAGTAAAGTTTACAGCaatgattaaaaacaatgatcattatttattattaccgAACATGAGAACAAGCCAGCATTCTGAGGTCACATAAACACCAACCTCTGCCCTAGCTTCTTCATCACTGGCCAGCACTGCCAGGCAATGTGCAGTGTTTACCAGGACTTGTGTAACTGTAGATTTCAAGGGTTCCAACAGAGCCTGTATGGCTCCATGTGACAAGATGCTACAGCGGATGATCTCATGTTCTGCCATGTTGCAAAGTGTGGCAGCAGAATTGGCCACTATCTTTGGACAGCTTTGATACAGTTGCTGGACGAGGAGCTTGTCGCCACCTTCCTCATACACTTCACTGGAAAATACAATAAACAGGGAGGGAGGTTTAATGAAAAGTTAGACGGCTGACAGTTACTGTAGTTTTACAAATTTATACGTTGTTAAAGCATATTATTTCCAAGCATACAATGTGTGGGTTCGGGGGTTCGAAGGAGACTTGTctggaaaaaaatgtataagACAAGAGTGGAGAAGAGAATGGAAAAGAAGTAAAGAGATTCCGTGTCTCATTTTTATGAAAAAAGGGGAGGACAGCATTCTAGTCCAGAGTAGAACACACACCTTTAAATCCCTGAACTCATTcagattttatgtattttatgtagCTAATAATGGGAAAACAACTAAAAGGGTCTAGAAGTTTACAAAAATAATCATATTTGGATGCTTTATGCTGgacataaaagacaaaaacaggcACTTATGTGCATGCATTATGGGAATTTTCAAAACTTCTTCCTTTTCTGAGAGATGTTTGGGATTATATGGGCCAAGGGTTGAAGTGTGATTTGCCCAGGTCACCAATACTTTGTCTTCTTGGGGACAGGGGTGTCCCAGCACACCTGAATGATTGATATGAACCAGACAGTGTGTACTGGATGTCTGACAAATAAATATTACCCAGTAACTTATTATACAAATTGTCTCGTATGCCTCATTCTGTGTCTTTAAACTGCCTTGTTCGTTGTAGATGTTTTTATACATAATTCCATAAATTTTGAATTGTTAAAAAAAGTGCATATTTCTGTACAAAAACAATGAGGTATAGGTAAGACATCAAAGTCCCCCGTCACTCACAAGGCATCTGACGCGCTGTTATGAGTGAGGTTGGAGAGGGCCTGGGTTGCCGCCTCTCTCAGTGCCAAACTCTCCCTGCTCAGCAGTTGAACCAGGACACTGATACAACCTGAAACACAAAGGAATCCAACTCAATTACACtttgttgtgctgactgcacctaATCTCAGGGTGGCTCGGTGAAGATGTACGTGCCAAGTTCTCTGAAGCGTTCTTTGCTGTTTACGTGGAAGCTCAAGGCGGCCACAGCCTGACAGGCAGACGTTATCACACCAGTGTTCTCCAAGGACAGAAGCTCAACCAGAACCGTCTCCACATCCTGCTCGTGAAGCACTTTGCAGCTCTCAGCTAAACACACAGGCATGCACCCGCATACACACACGCATAACAGAATAAATGAAAAGGAGTAAATTATGTGGGAAAGTTGAAAGAAATCTGTTGTCTCTAATTGCCTTCTGTGCTTACAGCTCTGAGCCACCCTGGTGATGCATTTAATAACACCTGACCGGATTTCAGGCACACTGGGAGTGAGGACAAATTCCATCAACTTGGTCAGTCCTCCACTCTTGTGAATGAGTTGGACACTTTCACTGTCACTCAAGCAGTTAGCCAGGACATGCAAGGCCTCAGCATGTAGGTCACTGAAGTTctgtgagaaataaaaagaTAGGTCCAGAGGACACAGATTTTAAAGGATTCtctattattttattcttattaacACAAACCAACAGAATGAAGACATATGTTACCTAAACCATATACCTACCACATTATTCAGGATACCCATAAGCTTCTCAAATCCCTGCTTGTCCCTGAAGGTTTTGTTTGCATCTCTGTCAGTAGTGACATGTTGCAACGTCTTTAAAGCCAAATGCTGAATGACAGGGAATTCCGAATTTAAGAGCTGCAGAAGTGGAGGGATCCCACCTAATTCGTGTACGACCAGGCGGCTTTTGTAGTCCTTCATGGGGACAAAACAGCAGAGGTTGCAAAAGGTTCACAAAAATGttgaaagcatttttttcaACAATCCTAGGAGCAAATTTGAAGCTGTTTTCACTCATGAAATCTGTAAATGTTGGGAGAAATAGGTCAGGACTTTGTGAAGTTGCTCTTTCTCACACGTAGCGCACAGCAGGAAACAGTTCGCATTAACTGCATTCTCATTACTAAGAAATACTTTAGGTTTGGCAGCAGTGCTGCCTTAGtagagcaggagggaggcagAACACAGTGTGACCACTGACACCAGAGTTATTACCTGCGCTATTATCACATAGATGAAACTGGACATAATAAATACTTTCCCTTGCAGAGCTGACAAGTTAAACACATTCTACAGCATTAAACATCTGCACTGTCACATGTACCTCTGTCACGTTATATCTAGAAAAGTTCAGGGGTTCAGTAAATACGTGAAGACAACTGTATTGTCTTTTAGGACTATTAAACATCACGTTAATTTTTCACAGTGAAAATCCTTAtaatttttacataaaataaaatcccAAAGCCTGATGACTTTGGGTCACCTGTACT contains:
- the msrb2 gene encoding methionine-R-sulfoxide reductase B2, mitochondrial produces the protein MSRFVRRIVAVASQHATARAAELPRRIPGIIRPVSTSQGLQSLTRYSETTDWHKKLTPEQYVVTREKGTEEPFSGIYLNHFEVGMYHCVCCDAPLFSSEAKYDSGTGWPAFNEAHGTWEGDESHTSIIRRPDNSLGSPGTEVLCKNCDAHLGHVFDDGPDPTGQRFCINSVALTFKTRENNKPDEDE